Genomic DNA from Rubripirellula tenax:
CGTCGATTTCGCTTCCCGGTTGGTTCAGCATTTCGTCGGTGCTTTGCGCGTCGATCTTGCGACAGGTTTCGGTTAGCCGGTCAGCCAGTTCGTCAAGCGGATCTTCCCACGTTTCGACCGTCGATTCGATCGGCGGTATGTTCGCCATCTCATCGAGCAACAGGATCATCCGCAAACAGTGCCGAAACAGAATTCCCTCTTCCTTTTGCAGTTTGCGGGCGGTGACGTATTTGTTGAAGTCGCCGCCGAATTCCATCAACTCACCGACGATCCAAACCGGACGCACGTTCACGTCATGGACTCTTGGGAAATCGTTTCGGAACATGCGAAGAATCTTTTCGCCGATCGTTAACGGCCAAACCTTTTCTTCGAACATCACGCGACCGAAGCCTCGGTCAACGATGTCTTCGTCCTCATCTTTTTTGGCCCCCAGTTCTTCGGACGTGGCCAGCCCGAGCGTCAACAGTTGCCCGTCAAGTCGCGTCGTTGCAAGCGTTCCTGCCGGCATATCGTCATACGACGGCATGCGACAAAACCGTGCGACCGTTCCGGGGACTTCCAACACGCTTTCAAGTGCCGCAATCCGTTCGTTAGGATCAGCGATGGCCAATTGATCGGCCAGGTAGACACCAAACAGGGGATTGATGCTGCGGATATGCACAAGCCGTTCCAGTCGCTCGGTGGGCGTTGCGGAATCCGGTCGATAGTTTTCGACTTCGTAGCCGCGACTTTCAATCAGCTTGGGATCACGATTGTCTTCCTCGGGCTTTGGTTCCGATTTCGGTTCGTCGACTCGCATTTGATCCAGCAATTCGCCAAACAAGCCAGCGGTTTTCGCCGCCTTCTTTTCTTTGTTGGTCGGTGGCGGAGGCGGTAGTTCGGCGGCATGAGGCTTAGGTTCCAATTCGACATAGCCTGCGGACCACAGTGTGATCAGCATTCGATTCAAGTCGCGTTGCCCTTCTTCGATTCCCTTAGGCGTCAGCAAGCGACGACCGATCATGTCGCGGATGGGTTGGACGTTGGGGTCTTTTCCGAAAAGGTAAGCAAGCAAGCGCCATGGCAATCGTCCGCGGCTTTCTAGATTCGCCGAGTCGGCGGATTGCAACTGTTCGAACTGGGCGGCGGTCCAATACGTTTCATCGGTACGCCGTTTGGGCATCTTCTTTTTCAGTTGCTTCTTCGCCTTCATCAATCCCGGATCTTTGGTGTCTTCGGGGATCGAATCATACTTTTCTCGCCAACGATTGATTTTGACGTCGTCCTCATGCGCCAGCGCGTACACGTACCCGACGGCATCAAACTGTGGGCGACCGGCGCGGCCGAAGATCTGTTGTGCGGACGCGATCTCGCAGAGCTTCTTTTTGTCGCGCGGACCTTTCATCAAACTGGGCAACACGACCGAACGGGCAGGCAAGTTGATGCCGGCGGCAAGCGTTTCGGTGCAAACGCAAAACGCTAACAGCTTTCGCTGGAAAAGTTCTTCGACCATGCGGCGATACCTTGGCAACACACCGGCATGGTGAACGCCGACGCCGCGCATCAGAATCTGTTTCAGCTTCGGCCCGGCACCCTCGGACATGTCGGCAGCGTGCAGATAGTCGGCAAGTTCGGCCTGGCGAATTTTATCGATAACAGACTTGCCCTTCAGTAGCTCGGCGGTCGTCCAGCATTGCGAACGGCTGAAACAAAACATCAACGCCGGCGTACGACGATCGATCTCGTCACCGTCGGCGATCTTCTCGCAAAATTCAGGAAGCAATTCGTCGTCGACCCACGAGTACTGCAGCGGAACTTTCCGTTCGGTGCCAACGACCAATTGCAGTCGTCGGTTATGCGCGCGGGTCAGCCACGACGTGAACTCCATCGCGTTGCCGACCGTTGCGGACAACAACAGCGTGCGAATGTGAGCGGGTAGCAAACCGAGGGTCAATTCCCAAACGACGCCTCGCTCGCGATCGTTGAAGGAGTGGAACTCGTCCATGACGACCGACGAGACGTCGGCGAAATCAAACGCTTCGGTATTGAGCAATCGATTCAACAGAATTTCGGCGACCACGACCAACACCGGCGCATCGGGATTGACGCGACGATTGCCCGTGACCAAGCCGACTTGATCGGGCGAGAAGCCCCAGCGGACGGCCGATTCGCGAAGCTCGTCGAGTTTCTGGTCCGTCAACGCGATCAGCGGCGTGGTGTAGTACATCCGTGTGCCGGTTCGCAGCGCCTCGTACA
This window encodes:
- a CDS encoding DUF3516 domain-containing protein — encoded protein: MTNKHPAADTSDVPDRDELAAEYFEVLPYAPYPVQEEAMLAYFTGEQGVLVCAPTGTGKTMIAEAAVYEALRTGTRMYYTTPLIALTDQKLDELRESAVRWGFSPDQVGLVTGNRRVNPDAPVLVVVAEILLNRLLNTEAFDFADVSSVVMDEFHSFNDRERGVVWELTLGLLPAHIRTLLLSATVGNAMEFTSWLTRAHNRRLQLVVGTERKVPLQYSWVDDELLPEFCEKIADGDEIDRRTPALMFCFSRSQCWTTAELLKGKSVIDKIRQAELADYLHAADMSEGAGPKLKQILMRGVGVHHAGVLPRYRRMVEELFQRKLLAFCVCTETLAAGINLPARSVVLPSLMKGPRDKKKLCEIASAQQIFGRAGRPQFDAVGYVYALAHEDDVKINRWREKYDSIPEDTKDPGLMKAKKQLKKKMPKRRTDETYWTAAQFEQLQSADSANLESRGRLPWRLLAYLFGKDPNVQPIRDMIGRRLLTPKGIEEGQRDLNRMLITLWSAGYVELEPKPHAAELPPPPPTNKEKKAAKTAGLFGELLDQMRVDEPKSEPKPEEDNRDPKLIESRGYEVENYRPDSATPTERLERLVHIRSINPLFGVYLADQLAIADPNERIAALESVLEVPGTVARFCRMPSYDDMPAGTLATTRLDGQLLTLGLATSEELGAKKDEDEDIVDRGFGRVMFEEKVWPLTIGEKILRMFRNDFPRVHDVNVRPVWIVGELMEFGGDFNKYVTARKLQKEEGILFRHCLRMILLLDEMANIPPIESTVETWEDPLDELADRLTETCRKIDAQSTDEMLNQPGSEIDDLIELGRRNK